The genomic segment GAGATCAATATGAAATAGGTTCTCATGAATCAAATGCAATTATTTTAAAGAAACTCAATTTGTAGATTTCAACACAGCATGACAAAAGATAGACAGTTTGACATGTCAAATTTGCAAAAAAGACATATTTTACGAAATAATTCATAAGTAGCCTACCCAATAACACTCCACCACATCACTCTTCATGATACCTAGGCTACTTTGCTAGCAAATACTAATAaacatgttaatatatatatatatatatatttacaaaaatagaTTATAAGAACTAATGTATTTCTATGTAATTTAATTTGTTTTCACAACAAAATCCCTGCGCAGTTTAGGAAATTATAATTCAcacttttgattttgatttttattCAATTCAAGTAATtagtaattattattaatattaatataataaatttatatttatatgtatacctAATGAGAAGCTTTCCTTCAACCTCTACACATTCAAATAATCTGCAGCTACTTGTGAAGGGTACCTCTTTCTCTTTCCACTCTGCAAGTAAGAAAAGACTTTTAATTAAgtatgaattaaaaaaaattgttaattaGTGGCAACAAAATTCCTTACTCTAAAATTTACTATAAAAGCCAATAATTATTTATGTAGCTAGTACAAATAATAATTTGTAAGAGAACATGAATAGTGATATAGATTACAAGTACTAGTTCGTAAACTACTACTATTAAAAGGAAGGTATAATTCTACTATCTTGGGTGATTttctatttttggtatttaaaaaaattatgactaaattatttttttatgacaatatatatattatagttataatatgtattttactaattttttaaaaatttcgaataatttaccgtgtccaaatcagagttcaaataatttatttttcataTGTACAAAAATTAGTCATACGTGCAATTGACTATTTTAATTCTGATTTATACAttgtaaataatttaaaatttttcaaaaattagtaAAATgtctattataattataatacacacaatcataaaaaagagttagattataatttttcaaaaagcTAGAAATAGAAAATACTCCAACAGTAAAACTATTTTCTACACCTCTACCAAAGAATTATAAGTAAGTATTAATAATGGTAATACTAATAAGAAATCTcagttcaataataataataataataaaaggttGAAGAAGATACCTATATGACAAAATACGCTTGCAGTCGATCCTTCGCCTTCTGCCACTTTGTCAATCACAATAATACCGTTTGGCCCCATTGCATCTATCACACTATCGAAAAACCTCTTCACACCCTACATTACATCATACTTCAATTAATTAcctattcatatattttttaataactacataaaaattcatattttACAAGTAGGCACATATTAAATCCAGTCGATAGGAAAAACAATTCTAACAAGGCACTAATTCGGGAagtaattgttatttatttatttttacttgaAAAATTAGCTAGAAATACAAATAGTACCTCTCTTCCCTCGAAGGGAACATAGAAAAGAAGATCTTCGTAGTGGCAATTATTTGTGAGAAGTTCGTCTAACTTGTTCAAATCTCTCTTGTTGAGATGTTTGTGGAATTCTTCAACCACACCAATAGGGGAAGGCGGCATGTAAGGCGCGATGCCACATGAACCGTCATCGATGCCCTGAATACTCCATCCACCATTGTTTCTCGCCAATTCTTTCCTTTTTTTCGATGACAACAATGGAAGAAAAGTAGGCTTAGTACTCCATGATTGAGAACTAGTAGTGGGGAATTTGCTTCTGATGAAGCTCTCATTGCTTGTGTTTAGAGGATTAGAATTACTAGCTCCTATGGAATATTTTGGTAGATATAAGGTCATATCCATATCTATAATTTCTATATAGGCTATAGCTTACTATTACTATATAGTGGTTGAATTTGAGAGAGAGGAAGTGAAAGTTTGGTTTGGATTAGTTTGCTATCTAATTAAATTGCATTTTTTATTATTGAGTTTATGTCTCAAAGAAAAATTAAGATGATTGTTGAAGAGGCAAAGAATAGATCTTCCTTTACTATATTCCATGTTTGTTCTTGAAAGGCAGATCTTTCTTTACTATATTCTACGATTGCTAGCACGTAAAGCAAGGAATAATACAGATACATTTTGCTTTAGAATAAAATTTTGGCTATATATGTACTCTAAGATTATATATGCATGAATCCTATGTTGTAGCATTGCATTACACAAATTTTATTATGGCACCAGAAGAACGAtacaatttatattattttgtattaaTGAGTACTGTATACAATTTATATATTAATTGGAAATAGACCGGTTAAGTTCGATGATATTTGGTTGGGAGTAATGGAATGGAAATAAATCAATTTTCATATAATTCCTTTGTTTGGTTACAATGGAATGACTTTATCAATATTTTTGTAGAATGGCTATTTCATTTGAAAATAAGATAAAAGATCATTCTAATACATGATTATTATTACGGAAACGTAAAagagacaaaagaaagaaaaatagtctTATTgaattgattaaaaaatatacagAGTAGTGAGCATATTTATACAAGCGGAAGAGAGTAGAACAACCTAGCTATACATAACAAACTATTAACCAACTCAGCCTATATTCAGGGAAATAGTTTTAACAGTTAAGTataatatttagactctattacCCCTCCTTCAAGATGGACTGTATATATCATATACAGACATTTTGGCAATATGAGAAGTGAGGATTGTAGATGGCAGAGGCTTGGTGAAGGCATCTGCAAGTTGTAACGCACTGTTGACAGGAATAAGGCGGATTTTGGAGTTTTTGATTTTGTCCCTTATGAAATGGCAGTCAAGTTCAATGTGTTTGGTACGTTCGTGAAAGGTAGGATTGTTGGCGATGTTGATTGCTGAATGGTTGTCACAATAAATAAATGCTGGATTGTCTTGTGGTATGTGAAGGCCGTGAAGGAGATATTGCAGCCATGTGATTTCACTACTGGTTGCAGCCAATGCACGATACTCAGCTTCAGCTGAACTCTTAGAGATGACGGGTTGTTTCTTTGTTCGCCAAGAAACAAGGCAGCCACCGAGGAAGGCGCAAAAACCAGTGGTGGAGCGCCGGGTAGTGGGGCAAGAAGCCCAATCTGAATCAGAAAAACCTCGAAGATGTAACGAGGATTTGGCTGAGTATAAGAGTCCTTGGCCTAGACTTCCCTTTAAGTACCGCAGTAAATGGTGGACTGCTTGGAGATGTGGAATGCGAGGAGATGCCATAAATTGGCTGAGATTGTTGACAGCGTAAGTGATATCAGGTCTAGACAGTGTAAGGTAGAGAAGCTTGCCAATAATTTGTCTATATGAAGAAGGATCTTCGAGAGGATCCCCTTGTTGATCATCAAGCTTGATGCGGGGATCCATTGGCATTTTGGCGGGTTTACTGCCAGTGTACCCTGTGTCGGTGAGCAATTGGAGTGTGTATTTCCGTTGAGATAAAAAGAGTCCTTCCTGTCCCCGAGCAATTTCAAAGCCAAGGAAATATTTGAGAGGACCTAAGGCTTTGAGGGTGAACTTGCTGTTGAGAGAAGCTTGAAGTTGATGTAGGAGTGAAATATTGGGACCAGTGATGAtgatgtcatccacgtacacaaGTATGGCAATGAAAGAGTTGTTGCTGCCTTTGGTGAAGAGAGTATAGTCAGCCAGTGATTGGGTGAAACCTTCCTGAAGTAGTGCATCAGAAAGCTTCCGATACCATTGTCTAGATGACTGTTTAAGACCGTAAATAGACTTGTGAAGTCTGCAAACCAGATTTTTATCTGCACAGGTAGAAGTGGGTAAAGTTAGTCCTTTAGGTAAAGTCATGTAGACTTCCTCATGGAGATCTCTATTGAGGAAGGCATTATTAATATCAAGTTGGAGAGTATGCCATTGTTTAACGGTGGAAATGGCAAGTAAAAGTTTGAAAGTGACCATCTTGGCCACGGGAGAAAAAGTATCAAAAAAATCCAATCCTTCTTGTTGGGTGTATCCTTGAGCAACGAGACGAGCTTTGTGTCTCTCAACTAAACCATCACTGTTGTATTTTATCTTATATACCCAGCGGTAGCCTATGGCTCTTTTATTTGGAGGAAGGGGCACAACCGTCCATGTGTTGTTCTTGAGTAGAGCCAATAATTCTGTTTGCATTGCTTGATTCCAAACATCGTATTGAGCAGCCTGTTTGTATGTTGTGGGTTCAAGCTGAGCTGTCACTGCAAGAATAAAAGATCTATAAGAAGTAGAGAGATTAGTATATGATAAAAATTTATGTATAGAATGAGGAGTAGAGGATTGGTCTTGGATGGTTGAGTGACACTCATAGTCACGAAGATAGCTAGGCGGTTTAGATGGTCTGCTGGTGCGTCTGAGAACAACTGGCGGATCGTGTTGTTGTTGTGGGGAAGTTGTATGTTGGTTTTCCTGTTCAAGATCAGGTGGAGGGACAATGATGTTGTCATTGTGAAGAGGAGTGTTATCCTGTAATGAAGTGTTAGTACCAGAAGTACAAGGAACAAATAAAGGAAAATCACCTACTGGTGTATGAGAAACATGAGAAGAGGGTTAACGATGTTAGAAAAAGGATCAATATTACGATCATTAGTATGCAGTTTATGAAAAGGGTATATCTGCTCATGAAACACAACATGCCTGGATATAAAAATGTGTTGTGTGTTTAGATCAGATAATTTATATCCTTTTATTCCTTGAGGGTACCCTATGAAGACACAAGTACGAGCTCTTGGAGCAAATTTAGTTCTATGTGCCGTGAGTGTTGATGAGAAAACAAGACATCCAAAATTTATCAAGTGGTCATAAGTAGGTATTTTATCAAACAaaagctcataaggtgttttATTTTCCAAATTAGGAGTAGGGTTACAGTTTATAAGATAAACCGCTGTCATAATGCAATCTGTCCAAAATTTTATTGGCAAATTACATTGAAAATAAAGAGCTCTAGCAACATTTAGGAGATGTTGGTGTTTCCTTTCAGCTGTACCATTTTGTTCAGGAGTTTCAACACAAGTAAATTCATGTAGGATGCCAAAATCAGCAAATAAATCTTTAAAAATTAATTCAGGAGCATTATCAGATCTGAAACACTTAAAAACACAATTGAATTGAGTTTTAACATAAGACATGAATTGAGGTATAATATGTTGAGCATCAGATTTATGTTTCAGCAAATATATCCAAGTAAATCTAGAAGCATCGTCAACTAAGGTGAGAAAGTATCTATGATTAGAGTGAGAAGGAATATGGTAAGGTCCCCAAATGTCACAATGGATCAAATCAAATTTTTGTTGAGCAAAGTTGTTGTTATTTGAAAAGGGTCATTTTCGCTGTTTTGCTAAAGGACAGATGTAGCAAGGAGAATTCTTATGTAAATCATGCATATTACAATGGAAATTATTACTAAGTAAAGCTAGGCGTTTGTGAGATGGGTGTCCAAGCCGTGAGTGCCATATATCAGCAGAAACAGTGAGAGTATAGGCAGGGACAGGTGAGAGATCCAACTTGTAGAGGCCATTGTTGTTATTACCCTTGCCAATCACTTTCTTTGTGTGTGATTCCTGGATATGAAAACTGTCAGTATAGAATTTAACCTTAATGGACTCATTGGTAGTAAGACAGCTTATAGAGAGTATATTGAACTTGAAATGAGGCACATAAAGAACATTGTTTAGAATGAGTTGTTTGGTTAAAGCAACAATACCACTGTGATGAACTAGAAATGATTCATTATTAGGCAAAATCAATCTTGTAGCTGATACAGGACAAACAAACTGAAATAGCTTGATATTATTGCATATATGCCTTGTTGCTCCTGAATCGATAATCCAAGATGTATCTAGAGGAGCAACGGTTTGAGTAGTTAAAATCATACCTGTATTTACTTGTGGATGGACTAGTATCTGAGATAGACATGGGTGGTTGTTGAGTAGCAAGCAAGTTGAGAAGTTGCTGGTATTGTAGTGCATTTAGTTGAGGTAGGAGAGTATGATTTTCGCCAGTCATAGTGTTGGTGTCGCTGCTAATGTGGACCTGATTTGCAGCCGCTTCAGTGGATTGATTTTGTTTGTTGTAGCCTGGAGGGTATCCATGTATCTTGTAGCATCTTTCCACAGTGTGTCCATGAATGTTACAATGAGTGCAGAACGGTTTCCCCTTCTTTTGTGGATGATATTTTGGCCCTTGATATACTGATCTAGTGGAGGTAGGCTTGTTTCCTTGGAAGGCAAATTCCATGGTAGCATTCGGATTTGTATCAGTATCAAGAGTCCCTTTTTGATTTTCCTCTTGAGTAACTAAATGAAAGACACGATTCACTTCAGGCAATGGATCCATTAACAGAATACTGCCACGAACTTGAGAGAACTTATCGGAAAGCCCCATTAAAAAGgacataatgtattccatgtgaTGGTGTTCTTGTAGCTTCTTGACACCACCATAAGTACAACCATTACATGTGCAAGAAGGGCGGTAATTGGAGAGCTCTTCCCAAACAGTTTTCAGCCTTGTAAAATACATACCCACGGTCTGAGCATCTTGTTTCAGAATCATCAAACTTTTTCTTAGATTGAATATGTGTGGCCCATTTCTCTGATGGAATCTAACTTTCAGACCAGTCCAAATAGTAGCAGCTGATTCATCATAAAGAATGCTGGAAGAGATTTCTTTAGATACAGAATTCAAAATCCAGGAGATAACAATGTTATTGTTTCTAATCCAGGCATTGTGAAGTATGTAGTCAGATGGTGGAGGTTTGGGAATAGTGCCATCAAGAAACCCTAATTTATTCTTGACAGATATTGATAATTGCATAGCTCGACTCCAAGACACATAGTTATCTTGACCAGTCAAGAGCTGAGACACAAGAATATTACCTGGATTATCTCCATGATGAAGGTAATAAGGATTCATGGGATCTTCCAGAAAGCTTTTTGGATTGGTCATTTGTGTACTTTGATTCCCATGGATGATGGGGTTTGGCGGAGCTTCAGCAGATTGTGGAGTTGATTCTCCAGTTCCTTCCGGCATGGGTGTTTGATCATCAGTGGACATGATGAACAGAAAAAAAAGAGTCAAGAACAGGACCAAATGCTGGAAAACAAGAACGGAACGGAATGAAAGTCAAGAATGGAAGGTAAGAACGGAAAAACGGAACACAGGAACAGAGTGTTCGAGGAGAAGAGGAGGAAGCATGACAAAACGAAGAGAATGAGGAAGAAATGTTTAGGATCGATCAGGGAAAGCACCTCTTTCCCGGGCTGATACCATATTACGGAAACGTAAAagagacaaaagaaagaaaaatggttttattgaattgattaaaaaatatacagAGTAGTGAGCATATTTATACAAGCGGAAGAGAGTAGAACAACCCAGCTATACATAACAAACTATTAACCAACTCAGCTTATATTATGGGAAATAGTTTTAAGAGTTAAGTataatatttagactctattaattattcttattaatttttttttccatttctaTTCTTTTTTCCAATCTAATTCTCATTCTACCAAACATCACATTAGTATTTAACGAATGTCACTAATTACTTTTCTAACAAATAAATCTATATGCTGCCAGCCTGCCACCATTCAATGTTAGTAACCATATGTAGTGATCAATAAATTATCAATAGTACCATATTAGTTACtaattaatattttttgtaacaattaatataaattatCAACAATTTAGTGACTGTGAGTAATCAATCGTTCTAAAAAATTAGCAAAGCAATAACAAATAGTTATTAATTTGATACGCATGTAATAACTATTTATAATACACTAAATATTTTGATAACATCTGCAAAAAATAGCGAGTTTTCAAAATGTTGTTTGTTTGATTTTAGGtcattgtaaattttaaatttcGACCGACATTATAGTTTTAGAAAAATACAATTTTGTCAAAATAATACACAGTAAAATAAGTAATGTccaatttaataattaattaagcaTAATTATATTTAGAGATTTCttttccaaatatacccatactaagaaaaataataataagtttttgtggttgattttttttctttccaaatttaggacatcacctattttttttttcttttcaattttcaacttattttttttaaatagttgaTATTTTAACTTTCTCAGTAAAACACAGTTCATGTTCCACAGAAATTGTCGACGTGTCAAGTTTCCCAAAAAAACCCTCATTTTTTATCACTTTATTAGAAGTAATATTTTTTCTCAAGATTTTAACAAAAAACCCCCAAAAATTTCTAtgaattttatattttctttaaaaGTGCCacatatattttagtttttttacaAATAACTCCACAAAGTTCATATTGTAATAAAAAAtcattataaaatttataaataattccacaacaattttttttaacaaattcaTTAATTCTCCTACCATCATTAGAAACCATTGATGTTTCATTTTTCCAAAGAAAGAGTTGATGTTCCACGAAAAAACAATTTATGGTTTACCAATTTTTCCATGGAAAACCCTATAACCGAAGGGAAAAAAAATTGATgtcgtattttttattttattttcttcaaaaagtaATATAAAGTGTAATATTCTCTTATATttactattgatttaattatttttttatccaattttaaatGTGAACTTCTAAAACTACCCCTGTCTTGTTCGCTTTCTCCATCACTCTTTATTTCTCTCTTCCATCACTTTCGATAACTCTTTCAACTTCCATTAAACTCTCTTCCTCAACTCTTCCTCTACGCCGCCATTGGAACATTCTCCTTCGCGATCTCTTTCTTGTGCATTCTCTTACTATCTTCCGCATGTTCTCCATTTCCCAACCTCTAAAGAAGTTTCTCCCCCTACACTGGTACTGACGAAGCTCCAAAGAACAAAGAATTTTTGTTGCGAGCAAACTTACAAATACTAACTATAATTGTTGTGTGCTTTGTAAAAATGGTTACATTCTAATCTTAGTTATTTGATGTTAGTTTTTGTATAATTTCTCATATTGCACAATTGTTTTGGTCACAGGCTGGCTCAATACCTTCTGAGGCCTTAAGCATAAAGAAAACGAGACCTTATTTTTGAAGAAATTGTTTTTTTGGTccttatttgtaaaaaaaaaaaaaatctattctCTCCTCATTTCATATTAAAGGATACTTTTGGAGGCCTTTTTTTTAATAGATAACTTTTTGGGCCTTTTTTCTCatgaaaaattgaagaaaaaaattgaggCCTTAGGCTAAAGCCTAGTTATCCTTATGGTTGAGCCAGCTGTGGTCATTGGTAGTGATCTACAAATAGAATCAGTAAGCATTTTAAGTAATAAGTAACTAGCTTTTCAATTTTAGAGTTGTAACAAGTTAATAGTCATTCTGGTTTTTTGTTCTAAACCATAAACTATATATAaaaactccaataaatttatTTCTAAGATAATAGCATAATACTAACTAATTAAACTAATCACTGGACGATAATTGCACACTAAACCAATAACATATTGGAAATTAGTTACTAATatctttattaaaattatagtaATTGGTTGCTAAATCAGTAACCTCACAACAAATAGTAACTCCCGTAATTACTCAAATTCAAGAATTGAAGACATTAGTAACTAATTACCAAACTAGCAATAAACAAGTAGATTCAGTAATTAGAAGCCACTTAGTAACTGAAAAGATAGTAACTCGTTGCTAATATTGCTACAATAGAACTAAAAGTGTGCATTATAACAAAACAGCAATAGGTTCAACAACTAGAAAATGCTTAGTAACTGAAAAAATAGTAAGTAATTAATAATATTGCTAAAAAAGAACCAAAGATGGTCAATAGAGCCAAAAACCCATAACCAGTGACAGAccatgtttattttatttttaaataataataataataattttttttttatataatttagtcCGTTTTTGTACATTTTTGCATCTATACTctcatttttatataaatttgatTCCATCTACACCCCCTTTTATGGAAATTTTACATTTATGCCCCCCTAAAtatcttttttaatttttggccCCGGTAAACAAAATTTTTAGATCTACCATTGCTCATAACCACTGTAAAAAGTGAAATCATTAGTAGAAATGTatagtttgtagtaaaatagtGACTAAAGAGCACTCCTAATAGGTGTTCTACTCCATTTTTTAAAATACCTCATCAAAACATAGATTTTTATATTTTACctctaaattttacattataccatacatcagcttctctatgtatttctctacatcatttaaatattatatttttaaatctattttattacttaaagtcaaataaaataattgaaaaataaaaaaataataataaatatatactaaatggagagagaaagcttataaagaaaaataataatattaaaatattatataaaagatatgtaaatgttatgtaaatgtagatataaaTTAATTgaagtttgtgcatagctattataaatatatgtataaaagagCTGATGAAAGATGCTTTTATGAGTTTtaactaaatattatagagaaagtgtattacaaaatatatcacaaaaacatacatttttataatttatctcaaacttttacattatactatacacctgcttctctattttttctctacatcatttatatatatattatattttttaaaatattttattcattttaagaaataaaataattaaatataatagtatcatactcatatatatacaaaaatttataaaaaaaataataaaatatttatagcttgatgaatagtgtttcactatatatagagaaatactattcatttatgtaaaaaaatataactttacatcatcCATTGGAAGACTACTTAACAAtttctttttttatattataaagaataacacATTTCAGCTCATCCATTGAAGATGCTCTAACTATTACAATCAATGACCAATAAATACTTAATAAAGAATAACTATAGCTAAAAAATTTATACAAGTCTTGCTAAGGCACCCTAGGATTCCCAATACTGCCAAACATGACATATTACTTTTACCCCGATTTAAAATTAGatcttatatatttttaatttaattaaaatatgtgtAACCCGATATATCCTTATATTAATAGTCATGTGTCACTTAGGCTATTGATACTCTATAGTGCTCTTTAGCATTATTTCTCTTTTTATATATAGTTCTTTTCGTAAATATAACTTTTATACAAAATCTTGGcaaaaatatgatgaaaaacttttcccacattttatgggaaaATTTTGAGTAAAAACACGAAATTCATGGGAATTAAATCacagataaaaaaaaacaataaagttACATAACAAAAA from the Humulus lupulus chromosome X, drHumLupu1.1, whole genome shotgun sequence genome contains:
- the LOC133803435 gene encoding uncharacterized protein LOC133803435 produces the protein MDMTLYLPKYSIGASNSNPLNTSNESFIRSKFPTTSSQSWSTKPTFLPLLSSKKRKELARNNGGWSIQGIDDGSCGIAPYMPPSPIGVVEEFHKHLNKRDLNKLDELLTNNCHYEDLLFYVPFEGREGVKRFFDSVIDAMGPNGIIVIDKVAEGEGSTASVFCHIEWKEKEVPFTSSCRLFECVEVEGKLLIRKITGLEELPLKPGEFVLKLLKAVTTFFDLYPFAAEAILQKSNDHSDGHGGIDKLLDFLRKKPST